One stretch of Pseudomonas fluorescens Q2-87 DNA includes these proteins:
- a CDS encoding DUF2059 domain-containing protein → MRRLLFSLLMFCVLPAWADSYDQLYKVAGWPEQRAHFNDALSAAQQRYQNSLPPAVFQALVNNSNQRFAPQAMDQRAEAQMRKNLRDPSPALEFFQSPLGRKVVSAELLATRRDQLAKNAKGLPKMQASDNRLLTIGHLAQALPAREAGAEVSLAIAGVAADSLSSMIPGLLGGGQAQGMLNGQRQRLMEQIGADLNNTLLYVYRDLTDTELEEFATFAESAEGQAYYQAALAAIRAGLAVGQNLGQ, encoded by the coding sequence ATGCGCCGTTTGCTTTTCTCACTGTTGATGTTCTGCGTGTTGCCCGCCTGGGCAGACAGCTATGACCAGTTGTACAAGGTCGCCGGCTGGCCGGAACAACGTGCGCATTTCAACGATGCCTTGAGCGCCGCGCAGCAGCGCTATCAAAATAGCCTGCCACCGGCGGTGTTCCAGGCGCTGGTGAACAACAGCAACCAACGCTTCGCCCCCCAGGCCATGGACCAGCGGGCCGAGGCGCAAATGCGCAAGAACCTGCGAGACCCAAGCCCGGCGCTGGAATTTTTCCAATCACCCCTGGGCCGCAAGGTGGTTTCCGCCGAGCTGTTGGCGACCCGGCGCGATCAATTGGCCAAGAACGCCAAGGGCCTGCCGAAGATGCAAGCCAGCGACAACCGCTTGCTGACCATCGGTCACCTGGCCCAGGCCCTGCCCGCCCGCGAAGCCGGCGCCGAGGTCAGCCTGGCGATCGCCGGTGTCGCGGCCGACAGCCTGAGTTCGATGATCCCCGGACTGTTGGGCGGCGGCCAGGCCCAAGGCATGCTGAACGGCCAGCGTCAGCGGCTGATGGAGCAGATCGGCGCCGACCTGAACAACACGCTGCTGTATGTCTACCGTGACTTGACGGACACCGAGCTGGAAGAATTCGCCACGTTCGCCGAATCGGCCGAGGGCCAGGCTTATTATCAGGCGGCTTTGGCG